The Antechinus flavipes isolate AdamAnt ecotype Samford, QLD, Australia chromosome 4, AdamAnt_v2, whole genome shotgun sequence genomic interval ATATCTAGTTTTATGATCTTTGATTTCTCCATCGAAGAACATCTAGGCTAACTTTGTCACTTTTcttttgaggaaactaaggctcccAAATATTATGATTTGCTTAAGCCTCCAGATCCAGATTAGAAGTCAGGTACCCTGATTCTTATTCCTGTGTTCTTTCTATAATACTATGGACATTTGTTAAATGTAGAAAGTAATtatcataagaaataaatatatatgggaTCAGAGACTTGCCCATCAGAATAAAGATACAAATGGCTGCATTTACTAACTAACTAGGGAAACCTAAAGGCAGAATAATAAAACTCTTCATAAGAATAAGTTTGATTGCTGGAAagttgaagaggaaaaaagatgtaTCAAAGAGCTATCAGATAATTTTCTCCACCCAGGTTccacaacatatatacataaaagttCCTCAACAGaatataattaatgaaaatgttGCCTTAAAAGAGATGATAGTAAAGAATGGTAGGAAAAACACAGTataacttttatcagaaataaaaacattGATACTATAAACATGAATACCATTTGATATGAAAAATATCCTTAGCAAGATACTTTGAAAATCACTGTTCTAAAAGCCATTTACTTTGGCTACTCTATCGTTTTGATCCATTATTTCAGGAAAAACTCAAATACTCTTCACTTTACATTCTTGTCCTTAACCAGTTTATCTTGACAGTCTTACCAGCAGCCTTGCACCgacatttaaatacatatatacgtgAGAAATTACAAAGtgacaggaattttttttaaaaagactacaTAAGGAGATATTTTTCCACCTCTCCCAGTTGATGAAACTAATTCAGTCAACTCTGCCTCTGTGCCTGCAAATGACACATTTCTTCTATGACTCAGTTGCTTTCACTCACCAGCCTTAACATTCTGGCCCAGTGTCCTTTCTTGGTCACCAGTCCTTTGTGTGTATTATTTCCTCCCCTACCATATTTGAAGGTtaattccttgaggtcagggactgtctttgcTTTAGGACAGTATGTGACAATATTGTTAGTACTTAATAAGAACATCCTTTTTCAAGTTCATTCATCCATGAGTTTGTTTTAGATTTAATTTGGCAGAACTACATAATGTCCTCTCTACTACATTACTGGTTATCTGAAGACATGAAGGGGAAATATATTTGCCtagttacttttttaaaaaaattattccttgcttCTCATGTATGACCCAAACTACTCTGCTAGACTACATCCTGATCCAGGGCTACTACTATCTACCATTCCTCAAAACAGAAATAACTTTTATCTTAGGGCAACTATGTAATATAGTGGATAGGATACTGGAATTGGGAATCAtgaagactggaattcaaattctctttcctgaCACTCATTGGCTCTGTGGCCCCCAAGCAAATTACTAACTTCTTTCAATTTCAAGTTCCTGagctgtgaaatggaaataatagcacctatccaacatggttattgtgaagatcaataGAGATTGtgcatgtaaagtgctttgcaaaccttaaaacacgatataaatgttagctctttaTTCTTATCTCGTAGCTCAGGAAAAGAGTTGTGTTTAGTTATGCAGGAAACTGGTTTCTTTCATGAACGTAAGAATTGACTTTTTAAAGAAGATAACACTTAGGATgaagtcatgttttttttttaaatattcatttatttcagaaaaaataaactatatcaATTGTACCCTGGTTTCCATTTgtcacaataaagaaaaaatttagatagggaattatacaacaaaatagatttaatcatcAGGATAGATTTGTTTTAGCCATGGCTGCATAATGTATCTGGCTCCATCATACGTGCTGAAGTAAACTTTCAAATCAGGATGGAATacctaaaaatcatttttcatattaGTTCATAAGCAAAACattagagaatatttttttttcacaagaggTAAGatgattaaagtaaaaaaaaataattaaaaaaatagaacattccTCATAATCCTCATTTAAGGGTACTAGGTGTGATATAATAACTATGAATTCATGATCTGTGCCATTGATGGAACCTCATTAGAGAAAGGTGCAAAGAAATTGCTAAAAGATTTCTTGGCACTAAGGAGAGTTACAGCTGAGCCAGATAGATTGTGTCTCAAGGTGAGCCTCAATCTGTCATTTATCAAAATGGATGAAGCCCTGGAGGAATGAACCTTGCAAGGTTTTATAGTCATCACCTTTCAGAAAGCATCATGCCATTGTCATTCCTCTCAAAGTTTTTAAACTAagagatttaatatattttaattattaattataagaatatatgattatatacataataatatattaataatttaatatatacctAAAATATATCAGGAAGCCATGGTATAATAATCTGTCACATAAGACTGTAGCATTATTATTGAAACAATGCTACATGCTGAAATTTGTGTGATTTATAACATTTGGCTTTACTATTTTAATTCACAAAAATAaactctggaaaaagaaatagcttgtaaataaaaatactttaccTCATGTCCAGTAATAACTTTAAGGTTTTCCTCAGGAATGTAGGCTGTAGATAAACCAATTCTGTTGTACTTGTTGACTAGAATTCGATAGTGAGGAGATTTTCTTAAATActgtgaaaaatggaaaaataataaggaTGCACATAAAAATTAACATGTTGCCAATTTTATAAAAGTAatgtctaaaataatttttaaattaaaataacacattaatatttgttattatgaaaattatataaacttGCTGTAGCAGGTTTCTTCTTATTTAGTATGGCCTAGTTTGTAGTGTCAAAATATCAGCTATACCATTACAGCAAAAGTAAATGACTTTTAaggtttcaaaaatatataacaaaaagtgTATATTTCTTTATTGAAGCATAGCTTCACTCAGGTAAAGGTGCTAAAAGTAAGGAAAGTGAGACCATGGTGAGGCCCTGAGGAGTAAAAGCTATGACCATGTTAGTGCTCTGAATTAATTCAAGGCCTAATTATCAAGACGATTTATCATGGGGCAGTGAAGATAAAAGTGCCAGGCCTAGAACCATGAAGACTCATTCTCTAGAGTTCTAGTCTCAAACACaattttattaactatgtgaccctggacaagttacttaaccctgttttcctgagttacctcatatataaaatgagctgaagaaaaatgacaaatcactccagtatctttgccaagaaaacccccaatggggtctCAAAGAATTAGACAATTGATCATAACAACTATTTATTGTAATTtagtctaaaagaaaaaaaaacatgttcaACTTTTATTCTTTGAGTAGTTTTTCTAAGatataaaagtaataaaagcAATTATCTGGTTTTCTGTTGCTTTGTGTCCTTTCATTGACAAGAGAAACTGAATTTGTAACTATCTGTGATTTAGGAGTAACCTTTTTCAATTTGTACTAAGGTATATTTGTGATGTTTCCAAGTGATATTTACAATATACGACATAGCCTCTCTGCTTCATATTTTCATGAGTAATTTTAActcaaaagaaattgaaaataataattaagttgTAAAAacatggacctggagtcagaaaacctggattcaaagcCCAGCTCTTCTAGTTCACTTATTAACCTCCTCTTAACTTTTATcatcttctttgtaaaatgtagagcttagaaaagattattttttaaagtctcttctcAATCTAATAATCCATGAGTCTCTAATATGTTCTTTCTTCTATTACATATTTAGATCTTCTTTAAAACTAACCTCATTTATTACTAATTTCTACATACATGGATAAATTAAAATGCCTATGAATTCAAGTGAATTATCTGTACTTATCTTGCTTCAAAAATTTTCTAACCTGTTTCTCAGGAGGATATTTTTGTTTTAGCCACTCTTCTGGACCTCTGGCTTCTACATCCCAACCAATAATTACTCCTGAAAAGCCAAGTTGCTTGTGTATTACCACCATTCCCACGTTAAACTGAACAAATTCTGGCCTGGGACTTCGAATTCGAGTTGGTTCTACAATAgcaatgacaaaaatattaagcaaagaaaatattttattgaatacattattttcatgatttatcTATGTATCAAATAGTTACCATCACCAAAAAGCAGTCTTATTAATGGTCTCCAAACTAAGAAAGACAAGCTACCCATGCTGAAAGAGAAAGTAAAGTATGATAATAGACTATCTTTATAGACTAGCTTCAGCTACCTACCCCATTAAGCCTTTATAGGATTAATATTTGGGTCCTTTGAAATGTCTTTTTATCCCTTTCTAGTGGTACTAACATGTAATCCTGATAACAGAAGGTGCTAGTCTAAGAAATCCACAAACAAAATAATccctgagttttgttttttttttaaggtaggtGAAAAGATAAGGTTACAATAGTGTAAGAAATTTACATACAGAATTAAGGCAACAGAAAAATATATGGACtacttggcaagtcacttaaccctatttgttttgtttttttcatctgtaaaatgaattgaagtagaaaatagcaaaacattctagtatctttgccaagaaacctcaatgttggagtcatgaagagtcaagacACAGAAATGACTCAAGGGAATAAGAAAACATTCCAGATAATAGCTTATTATATTCCTCACCAGATCtccctattcctttttttttattttagaaaatgcatttaatattttgttcccaatatgttatatgtaaaaacaattttaacattcattttaaaaattttgaattcaaaatttcttcttttccctgctctccctcttcattgagaaggcaagcagtttgaCATAGATTACACATGTATAGTCAATCTTGTAAAACTTTTCATATTAGTTGTGTtgtaaaagagacagaaaataaaaaaacatggTTTGATCTAGCTTCCATCAgttttgtgttgttttcttcCTGGATGGCTAGCATTTTTCTTAAGTCCTTtggcattgtcttggatcattaaattgctgagaataggtcatttacaattgatcactgtacaatattgttactgtgtacaatgtctcttggttttgctcatttcatttggcatcagttcagaattttttctgagaccatcctgcttgtcatttcggATAGCCCAATAGTATCAGAAATACATCTtatccagtcattccccaattaatggacgtagtctctgtttctaattctttgcccccaTTAAAGGAGCTGctttaagtatttttatataagttcttttaattttttaaaaaatctctttggaatacagatctagtGGTAGTATTACTTGGTCAAAGggtttgcatggttttatagtcctttgggtacaGTGCCAAATTGCCCtatagaatagttgaatcagtcaccaacaatgtattagtatctcaaTTTTTCTATAACCCCTCAACattagttattttccttttctattaaccAATTTGATAAGATAGAGTGGTAGCTCAaagctattttaatttgtatttaatcaatagtgatttagagcattttttcatataattatagctttgattacttatctgaaaattacttgttcatatcccttgactatgtatcatttgaggaatggaatggttcttatttttataaatttggcttagttttttatatagttgagaaattttaattttttttgttatgattactgtgtactCCATCATATTTTACCTTCATCCTTGTTTATCCTGCTCTCTCCTTTCACCATGtccatcctcaaaagtgttttgcttccgTCTTTTATCTTCCGATTTGTCTTCCCATCTatcactttccccttctcttaaTGCCTTCCTGCTTTCCTATAGAGTAAAATACAACTGACTGTATATGTTGTGAGCCAATTCTTGCTCCCACCTAACTTCTCCACTTCTTCCCCTCCACTCTAAAAgctcttttatgcctcttttttgTGAGATGTTTATCCCTTTCTACCTCCTTCGAGTGTATTCCTCTTCTTAATTGTTTTAAGATAATTCCCCCATCATATTCAATTCATGTATACTCATCCTCACAGTCCTAATAACAAGAAAGCTTTTAAGAGTTACTATTATTTTcttatgtaggaatataaacaatttaatctcATTGAaacccttatgatttctttttcctctttacccttttatgcttctcttgagttttgtatttgaaagtcaaaatttttatttaactgtGGCTTTTTCATGAGGAATACTtgcaagttttttattttattgaatttccatgttttctcctgaaggattatactcaggtTTATTGGGTAGGTTGTAATCccagtttc includes:
- the LOC127561934 gene encoding F-box only protein 21-like; its protein translation is MPTINALMIIQLCVLMAAFPAQYLLAQWCRTDSTQGLQVIKRLISSWNNFRWSYLSLKPWTRYLKNQMVKMRNWYNEEEEFSHAYFAEPTRIRSPRPEFVQFNVGMVVIHKQLGFSGVIIGWDVEARGPEEWLKQKYPPEKQYLRKSPHYRILVNKYNRIGLSTAYIPEENLKVITGHEVFHPDLKVYFSTYDGARYIMQPWLKQIYPDD